The DNA segment TGTGCTCCTGTCAGTTAATGTCCCAAACCAACAGGGATGAGCCCACAGCTAAGGGAACACGCATCTTTAAAGGTTCTTCACGACAGCGCTCCCAGGAAGCTCCTGGAGATCTCTTGGAGACAAGCTCTCCAAATGTCTGGCTAATTGTTCCCAGCAATCATGAGGGGATTCAGAATTACTATATAGGTATGGTCATCCATAATAAATGTGAAAGAAACTCTTTCAACGGCCAAGTGTAACCTGCTCTCTTCCTCAATTTCCCTACTAATAAAACAGGAACAATTAATACTTGCCTGGCAATGATGCATTGAGACTCGCGTTCACTTAGACGGTGTTTAGGACACCTAAAGCTCTGCAGATCCAGACTCAGAACGGCCCTCGTGCAGCTGCTCCGGATCTGGGGACACTACTTGTAGTCAGGAGTTGGCCGGTTTTATTTGCCTCTGTGTGAGGTCACTTTTGAACTGTGGATGTGGTTTTATGAGTATTTTTTGAGAAGGTTAAACCATTTATCTTGACATTCCTAGATGTCACTGGGCCAGGTGGTCTGGGAAACCTTGCCAGCAAGTGAACAAACACTGACTATGGTTAGCCTTGAACGATTTAACTGGGAAAACCAGATAGGTGCCAGTGCAATCTGGTATCTGCTTGCCTGTAAATACAGATAGACAGGGGCTTTTGCTACAATAGCTATTCTGCTCCTTTCAAAAATCTGGCTTGGTTTGATTACCAGTAATTTTTAAGGCCTGATCCATCAAAAGGACTTTGGACTGAGTCCTTGGAGAGCATTCACATTTTTGAAACTCTTCAATGTCCTGTAACCTTCTGCTGTGCTAAGAGGATTAAAACTGGATTGGTATGTACAGcatgaagaaagagagaaagacgcAATAACTGAAAGCTCACTTCTGTCCCATAAACATGGTGTGCGCAGCAAAACACCATCTTTTAAACACTGGCCTAGCAATGGTACAAATCATAAATGGCAAATGTTTAGCTTTGATTTTGAGAAAGAAGTCTCTTTGAAGAGTATGTCAGGGAGCACTTCTCCTATAAAGAGTCACTAGatccttttgcttttctttctgtttctgtgttGCTTCTTTTTTCAGTTCCCCAAGACCTTTAATTTCTTGCAAAACTTGTGTAGCTTGCCGAAGTTGTTCTACTGCCTCATTGAGCAATGTCTCTGCCATCACTGGGGGCCCATTCCCTTCCTGGCCCTGTTCCAACCCTTCACGTAAAACCTTCTGCAgaagtttttctgttttttccctttcattaGCAACTTTCTCCTCCATTTTAGCTAAGCAGTGATGGGAATCCTTGAGGAAACCTTGGCTTGgaagtgctctctgtgtatttttgGAATCAGACAGCAAGTCTCCCAGAGAGGAACTGCGAAGTTTAAGAGCTGAAGTGTTTTCTACAGATGCTTTCTTCTCAATAGTTGCCTTTACACTCTCGTGGCCTGTTTCTGTGGCTAAGGAAGTCTCTGTCTCTTCTGCTGAACTTTGCTGTTCCTTCTCGGCAGAGGTTCTCCCATTTCCTTCTTCAGTTTCAGCTGTTGGGGATGTGGACTCTGCCAGCTCGCTGGCTGTGATCCCATTCACCGTGGGCTTGGAGCTGCCAGACTCCAGGTCATCCCAAGCCCCAGTGTCCAGCTCACCACAGCTGGAGTTCATCGTGGCCAGCATTTTTTCAGACAGAACCttaggaggaggagcaggaggcttTGTAACATCTGCAGTGGCAACCTCAGCAAGGTTGTCTTTGCTACTGTCTCCTGACGATTTCAAGTCTTCTGTGGTTTTAGGTTCAGGGACTGGTTGGTCCCAAGCAACTTTTAGCTTGTCTGGCACACTCTTAGGAAGAGGAATTGGAGCTTTCGCTGTGCCCCGGTTGCTGTCCTCAGTGAGGTTCTCTCTGTTCTCCTCGCTTGGTGCTTGAGATCCTTCCACATTCTCCTCTAGGCTTACAGAGTCCTCTTCCTTGGCATTTACATTGTCCTTCGATGCTATGCCTTCCTTCAGCTTCTTATCTGGAGGCAATGGAGGAGACAGAGGTTTTTTATGTTCCTGGTCAGGAACATTGTTCTCTGcatcttggttttcttttgtgccagtgggttttGTAGGAGGCATAGGTGGCTTTGGAGTCTCTTTCTGAGGTGGTGCATTGTCGCTCTCACTGGTGGTGGAATCAAAGTTTGGTGGTCCATTGTCCACTATATCCAGATCTAGACGCAGGATACCATCCGATGTAGACTTCGCAGCCTGAAATGCAAGAGAAAACTTTCTCAATATCCATCCGATCATCAATCCTGTGCTCTATCCTTTGACTTCAAACTAAAATGCAAGGCTCGCAACCAGCATGGCAAACAAGGGATTGCTGCTTCACACATCCACCTCATTTGTACTTCAATATGTTGAAAATGCAAGAAAATCTGACTGATAACAAAACTGATGCTCTTAAGAGCAGCTTTTTTTGTAGCTCAAGAGCTTGAGGTTCTTCCCCACAGCATCACCATCCCCCTGCATAGCCCCGCTCTTCCCCAGACCAACACTTTCTGTAAATATCACGAGTGTTTTGGTTGCTGAGTTATTTTCTGCCCGATAGTGCAGAAACTTGCACAAGAATATCAAAGGCAATAACCATAAGCAGTCAAGAATTAGGACAAAAGCACAGAACTTACTTTAATACTTCATTTGAGAAGAACACCTCAAAGCCTCTTCCACAATAACCTTATTTCTtagtttttctgttgttgctgaGTGGTCAGCTGTTATATTTTAATTCTTCATCCTGTGGTAGCTGGATCCCTCTATCTCCTTCATTTAC comes from the Patagioenas fasciata isolate bPatFas1 chromosome 12, bPatFas1.hap1, whole genome shotgun sequence genome and includes:
- the PLEKHO2 gene encoding pleckstrin homology domain-containing family O member 2 encodes the protein MEQDTKEEVSEKPKSVPTAEKYGWIKKSSGGLLGLWKDRYIQLRKTQLVVFEDEDEQKCIETVELESYDKCQELRALLKKKNRFILIRSPGKKVHDIKFQAPTLEEKESWIKALNEGINRGKNKVFDEVKVDESLSLDHVTRDRVKMTQGRRPPTRSHLKEAAKSTSDGILRLDLDIVDNGPPNFDSTTSESDNAPPQKETPKPPMPPTKPTGTKENQDAENNVPDQEHKKPLSPPLPPDKKLKEGIASKDNVNAKEEDSVSLEENVEGSQAPSEENRENLTEDSNRGTAKAPIPLPKSVPDKLKVAWDQPVPEPKTTEDLKSSGDSSKDNLAEVATADVTKPPAPPPKVLSEKMLATMNSSCGELDTGAWDDLESGSSKPTVNGITASELAESTSPTAETEEGNGRTSAEKEQQSSAEETETSLATETGHESVKATIEKKASVENTSALKLRSSSLGDLLSDSKNTQRALPSQGFLKDSHHCLAKMEEKVANEREKTEKLLQKVLREGLEQGQEGNGPPVMAETLLNEAVEQLRQATQVLQEIKGLGELKKEATQKQKEKQKDLVTLYRRSAP